From the genome of Streptomyces sp. NBC_01304:
GCGAGCAGCGTGCCCAGACACACGACAGCCGCCGAGGCTCCGGCAACGGTGCCCCGGCGACTGCGTATCCACGAATTCCCAGTGGTCCCAGCTCGCTTCATGCGCGCCAGTGTTGCTGATGGTCCGTCAATTAGGAACCCCGTCAACAGCTCTGGCGCACCCGCGCGCGCTCAGTCCGCGATGAGCCCTTCCCTGAGCTGCGCGAGCGTCCGGGTCAGCAGGCGGGAGACGTGCATCTGCGAGATGCCGACCTCCTCGCCGATCTGGGACTGCGTCATGTTCGCGAAGAAGCGGAGCATGATGATGCGGCGTTCGCGCGGCGGCAGCTTGGCGAGCAGCGGCTTCAGCGACTCGCGGTACTCCACGCCTTCGAGCGAGGGGTCCTCGTAGCCGAGCCGGTCGGCGAGCGAGCCCTCGCCGCCGTCGTCCTCGGGGGCCGGCGAGTCCAGCGAGGAGGCGGTGTAGGCATTGCCCACCGCGAGGCCGTCGACGACGTCCTCCTCGGAAACCCCGAGCACCACGGCGAGTTCGGGCACGGTCGGCGAGCGGTCCAGCTTCTGGGCGAGCTCGTCGCTGGCCTTCGTCAGGGCGAGCCGCAGCTCCTGCAGGCGGCGCGGCACGCGCACCGACCAACTGGTGTCCCGGAAGAAGCGCTTGATCTCACCGACGACCGTCGGCATCGCGAACGTCGGGAATTCCACGCCCCGTTCGCAGTCGAAGCGGTCGATCGCCTTGATCAGGCCGATGGTGCCGACCTGGACGATGTCCTCCATCGGCTCGTTGCGACTGCGGAAGCGCGCCGCCGCGTACCGCACCAGCGGCAGGTTGAGCTCGATGAGGGTGTCGCGTACGTACGTGTGCTCCGGGCTGCCCTTGTCGAGCGCGGCAAGCCGCAGGAAGAGGGAGCGGGACAAGGTCCGGGTGTCGATGACGGCCGGAGCATTCGGTGCTTGCTGACGGATCTGCGCGGCGGACTGCGCTGCGTCGGATGCCGGCGCGCTCTTCGTGAGCGTAAGCACCTTCGAGCTGCCCTGTTCTGCGGACATGCCACCCCCTTTGGGTCGCGGACGGTCGCGGCAGACGCTCCCGTCACTGGAACGCAGCCTCCACCTGAATACCGGCCGTGGAGCCGCTGCAAACGCCGTTCCAGCAGAATGTCACATGTCGGCAACACGCTGTAGCGCCAAGTCGACATATCTGCGCAGGAAAGAGCCGGTCTGCGGCTTTTCTGTCGGCAAGGGCTCCAGCGGGGCTTTACCCGATCCGGTTACGCCTCGATCCGATTTGCGGATCGCAGCCGAGCAAAGCTGCGGGCGAGGAGTCTTGACACATGCATCTGCGAGACACCGAGTTCGGCGCTGATCTGGGACTGCGTCAGATTGCTGTAGTAGCGCAGCAGCAGGATCCGCTGCTCGCGCTCGGGCAGTTGCACGAGCAGATGCCGTACGAGGTCGCGGTGCTCCACGCCGTCGAGCGCGGGGTCCTCGTAGCCGAGCCGGTCGAGCAGGCCGGGCAGTCCGTCGCCCTCCTGGGCGGCCTCCAACGAGGTTGCGTGGTACGACCGCCCGGCCTCGATGCAGGCGAGCACCTCGTCCTCGGTGATGCGCAGGCGTTC
Proteins encoded in this window:
- a CDS encoding RNA polymerase sigma factor SigF, yielding MSAEQGSSKVLTLTKSAPASDAAQSAAQIRQQAPNAPAVIDTRTLSRSLFLRLAALDKGSPEHTYVRDTLIELNLPLVRYAAARFRSRNEPMEDIVQVGTIGLIKAIDRFDCERGVEFPTFAMPTVVGEIKRFFRDTSWSVRVPRRLQELRLALTKASDELAQKLDRSPTVPELAVVLGVSEEDVVDGLAVGNAYTASSLDSPAPEDDGGEGSLADRLGYEDPSLEGVEYRESLKPLLAKLPPRERRIIMLRFFANMTQSQIGEEVGISQMHVSRLLTRTLAQLREGLIAD